The DNA region TGGCGGTGCTCATGTCGGGTCCACCACCGGGGTCAGCAGGCGCTGGGCGTTGTGGATCATCATCGTGTCGAGGTCCTCCTGACGGGCGCCGCGCTCCAGGAGCTGCGGCACCACCCGTCGGCTGAGGTGGTCGTGGGTCCAGTGGGGGGTGTGCGCGCGGCGCCAGGCCGGCGGGGTGACGCGGCTGAAGTAGGCGGCGTCGTGGGAGAGGACGAGCTGGCCGGCGTGGCCGCGCTCGAGCAGCGCGAGCACCGTCGCGGTCCGCTTCTCGTCGTCGCCGGTGTGCGCCATCCCGAAGCGGTCCATGCCGAGGGTGACCCCGAGGTCGAGCAGGGTCAGCAGGTAGTCCAGGTCCTCGCTGTCCCCGCTGTGCCCGATCACCAGGTGGTCCGCGGCCACCCCGCGCCCGAGCAGGAACCGGGCCTGGTCGAGCCCGTTGCGCAGGTGCGGGTTGGAGTGCGTGGTGATCGGCACCCCGGTGGCGGCGTGCACCGTCGCGGCCGCCGCCATCACCCGGGTGATGTCGTCGGTCATCCCGGGGACGTCGGTGACCACCTTGAGCATCCCGGCGCGAACCCCGCTGTCGCCGATCCCGGCGACCACGTCGCGGGTGAACATCTCGACCAGCGGGTCCGGCCCGCCGACCAGGCGCCCCGGACCGTGGGTCCGGAAGTACGGCGGCAGCACCTCGTCGGCGTACCAGCCGGTGGAGGCGACCAGGTGGACCCGGGTCCGGGCGGCGACCCGGGCGGCCAGCCCGGTGTCGCGGCCCAGTCCCGGGACGGTCAGGTCGACGACCGTGCGCACCCCGAGGCCGTACAGCTCCTCGAGACCGGCCACCGCGGTCTCCACCGCGGCGTCGGCGTCCCACTCCGGGTGCGGGTAGTCCCGGTCCAGCTCGGGGCTGCGCACGAACAGGTGCTCGTGGGTCAGCGTCCAACCGAGGTCCGCCGGCGCCACCGGGCCCCGGTAGGTCTGCACGACTCCGGCCGGCGCCTCGCCACGAGCGGTCACTCCTGCGAGTCCTTGATCGACTCGTAGACGGCGAGGGAGTCGCCCTCGAGGTTGTCGCGGAACCAGGCGTCGGCCTGCTCGGAGAAGGCGTCCACGTCGACGTCGTCGACGATCTCGATCGCGTCCTCGGACTCCCAGGTGTCCAGGGTCTCCTGCTCGGCCTCCTCCACGCAGCCGGGCATCTGCTCGACGGCCGAGGCGACCGCGTCCTCGACGGCGGTCCGCTGCTCGTCGCTCAGGTCGTCGAAGGCGGGGCTGGCCACGATCAGGTTGGAGTTCTGGGCGTGGCTGGACAGGCTCAGGTAGTCCTGCACCTCGACCAGGTTGGTCGCGTCGATGTTGACGATCGGGTTCTCCTGGCCCTCGACGACGCCCTGCTGGAGGGCGAGGTAGAGCTCCTCGTAGGCGACCTCGGTCGCCTCCGCGCCGAGCGCCTCGGCGTTGAGCAGGAACTGCGGGGAGCCGGGGAACCGCATCCGCAGGCCCTCGAGGTCCTCGGGCTCGCGGATCGGGTCGTTGGCGGTGAACTGGCGGGCGCCGGCGGACCAGGCGCCGAGGATGGAGACGTCGGAGGCGGCCTTGAAGTCCTCCTTGAGCTGGTCGGCGGCGTCGCTGGTGAAGTAGTTGTCGAGCGCCGCGGCGTCCTCGAACGCGTAGGCCGCGTCGACCACGCCGACCGGCTCGTAGGCGGCGGCGAGCGCGCTGGCGCCCTGGATGTCGATGTCGATGTCGCCGGACTGGACCGATGCGATCCGGTCCGCGTCGCCGCCGAGCTGGCTGTTGGCGTAGATCTCGACCGACAGGTCGACGTCGGCGTCCTCGACCTCCTGCTTGATCACCTCGGCGCCGCAGGTGTGCTGCGGCTGGTCCTCGGCATAGCTGTGCGCCAGGGTCAGCTCGGTGCCGCCGCCGCCCTCGTCGTCCCCGCCGCAGGCGGCCAGGGCCAGCGGCAGGGCGAGTACGGCGGTCGCGGCGAGCGTGCGGTGCAGCTTGACGGAGTGCTTCATGGGTGTTCCTTCCCGACGCGACGGCGCGTCGTGTGATGAGGCGGAGGCGGGACGTGCGGTGCTCACAGGCCGAGCCGGTTCGGCAGCCAGGTCACGAAGCCGGGGAAGAAGATGATCGCCAGGCAGATGACCACGAGCGGGACGATGAAGGGCAGCGAGCCCTTGAAGACCTCTCCGACGGGCACCTTGGCGGTCGAGCTCAGCACGTAGAGCACCGTGCCGACCGGTGGGGTGAGCAGCCCGATCATCAGCGAGAGGATCATCAGGACGCCGAGGACGATGGGGTCGACGTCGAGGCGCAGCCCGATCGGCATCAGGATCGGGACCACGAGGACCAGGACGGCGGTGGGGTCGACCACCGTGCCCAGGATCAGCATCAGCGCTGCCACGAGCAGCAGGAAGACGGTGCCGTTCTCGGTGAAGCCGAGCACCAGCTCGGAGAGGTCCTGGGGGACGCGTTCGCGGGCCAGGACGTAGCCGAGCAGCGAGGCGGAGGAGACGATCAGCATGATCGCCGCCGTCGTCATCACGGTCTCGGAGAAGATCTTCGGCAGGTCGCGGATGCTCAGCGCGCGGTAGCCGAAGCCGAGCAGCAGGATGTAGAAGGCACCCACCGCTGCGGCCTCGGTGGGGGTGAAGAAGCCGCCGAGGATGCCGCCCAGGATGATCACCGGGGTCAGCGCCGGACCGATCACCCGCTTGCCGGTCTCGGCCAGCCGGCTCCACGAGAAGCCGGTGTGCACGATGTCGGGCTGACGGCGTACCTGGATGAAGACCACGATGCAGAGGCCGACCGCCATCAGCAGGGCCGGGATCACCGAGGCCGCGAACAGGGCGCCGGTGGAGACCGCGGCGAGGCCGGCGTAGATGACCGCGGGGATGCTCGGCGGCATCACCGGCGCGATCAGTGCGGAGGCACCGACCACGCCGAGACCGAAGCGGCGGCTGTAGCCGTTGCGGACCATCGCCGGGATCTCCACCTTGCTCAGTGCCGCGGCGTCGGCGACCGCCGAGCCGGACATCCAGGAGAAGCCGAGGCTGACGCCGACGCTGACGTAGCCGAGGCCGCCACGGACCTTGCCGAAGAGGGCGAGGGCGAAGTCGAAGAGCCGGTCGGCGATGCCGGCGTGGTTGGCGATCACGCCGAGCAGCACGAAGAGTGGCACGGCGAGCAGCGGGAAGCTGGCCGTCGAGTTGGTGATCAGCCGCATGGCCAGGCCGACGGACTGGCCGTCGATGATCAGGTAGGCGAGGCCGGGGCCGAGGAAGGCGAAGGCGACCGGGACGCGGAGGACCAGGAGCAGGCCGATGGCGCCGAGCAGGAGGGCGACGGTCATGCCGGGGCCCCCTTCCCGTTGGTGCCGCTGGTGCCGTCCGCGGTCGGGCTCCCGTCGTGGGGGCCGTTGACCTGGATCGCGAGCTCCTCGGAGTGGTCGGCGGCCTGCACGCCGCGGACCGCCACCTGGACCGCCGCCACGCTCGCCCGGATGGCGGTGCTCACGAAGCCGAGCAGGGGCAGCAGGTAGACCCACTTCATCGGCAGACCGAGCGAGGGGGTGGTCAGGCTGCCGGACTCCTCGATGAGGGTCCAGCAGGAGTAGGCGAAGCCGACGCCGCAGGCCGCGACCACCACGAGGGCGAAGACGTGGATGACGCGGACCAGGAGCTCCGGCTTGAGCGAGTCGACGATCTGGAGCGCGATGTGGCCGTCCCGGGTGACCAGGACACCGGTGGCGGTGAAGGTCAGCCAGACCAGGCTGTAGCGGGCCAGCTCGCCGGTCCACGTCCAGCCGTCGATCGGGAGGTAGCGCTGGCCGGCCTGGACCAGGACCAGGACGAAGATGACGGCGGCGGCGGTGCCGGCGATGCCGATCTCGATCGCGGTGACGACCCGGATGAGTCGTCGCCACCACGTATCGGTGGGTGGGTGCTGCGTGGTCACCGGGACCTTCCCTTCGTGTCGACCGGTGTGGTCGCTGTCACAACGCGACAACCGTAGAAATGTTGCTGCAACCGATGCAATCGGTTGCCAATGTTGCCAGGTTCATGGCTTGATGGGGCGGTGCAGCAGCCGACGATCTACGACGTCGCCGAGCGTGCCGGCGTGGCCCCCTCGACCGTCTCCCGAGCCTTCGGCAAGCCCGAACGCGTCGGACGCGCCACCCGGGAGCGGGTGATCGCCGCCGCGGACGAGCTCGGCTACGTGCCCAACCCGCACGCCCGCGCCCTGCAGACCGGGCGGCACAAGACGATCGCGATGGTGATCTCCGACATTGCCAACCCGCACTTCTTCGAGCTGATCCGCGGCGCCGAGCAGCGGGCCCGGGCCGCGGAGAACACGCTGGTCATCGTCAACGCCGAGGAGTCCCCCGCGATCGAGCGGGACCAGATCCGGGTGCTCACCCGGTCCGTGGACGGCTTCATCCTGGCCGCCAGCCGCCTGCCCGACCAGGAGCTGCGCAACCTCGCCTCCAAGCATCGCGTGGTGCTCGTGGACCGCGAGCTGGCCGCCATCCCCAGCGTCGCGATGGACACCGCGACCGGGTGCCGCCAGATCCTCGAGCACCTGGCCTCGTTGGGCCATCACGAGTTCACCTACTGCGCCGGACCGCCGGGCTCCTGGATGGGCGCGGCCCGCTGGGCCGCGCTCAGCCAGGGCGCGGAGGAGCACGGGCTGCGGGCACGCCGGATCGGCCCCTACACCCCCACCGTCGCCAACGGCGGCGCCGCGGCCGACAGCGCGCTGCGCAACCGGCCGACCGCGCTGGTGGCCCACAACGACCTGCTCGGCATCGGGATGATGCGTCGCCTGGCGGACCGCGGGGTGCGGGTGCCCGAGGACGTCAGCGTGATCGGGTTCGACGACATCTTCGCCGCCGAGCTGACCAGCCCCACGCTGACCACCCTCGGCGGGCCCGACGCCCGGGCCGGGCGGCTCGCGGTGGAGCTGATCCACGAGCTGCTCAAGTCGTCCCAGGCCGGGTCCGGCGAGGGCGAGGAGTCGCCGCACCGGCTGCGGCTGCCCACCAGCCTGGTGCTGCGCGGCTCCTCCGGTCCCGCCCCGCAGTGACGGGTGGGGCTCAGCCTGGAATCAGCCGGCGGCCAGCCACTCGTCGTACGTCTGGCGACCGCGGGGGCCGTCGGCGACCGGGGTGAGCGTGCCGTCGCGCATCGCCCGTCCCGCGGCGCCGGGCAGGCGCAGCCCGATCACCCGGCGGCGCAGACCGCGGGACCGGACCAGACGGCGGGCCATCTCCGGCATCATCAGCTGCTCGGGCCCGGCGATCTCCGGCGCCATCGCCGAGGGCGGCCGCTCGGCCAGCGCGACCAGGTGGTCGGCGACCTCGGCCGCGGCGACCGGCTGGCTGAGCATCTGCGGCACCAGCGAGAGCGGCCCGATCCGCGCGATCCCCAGCGCCTGCTCGGCGAACTCGTGGAACTGGGTGGCGCGCAGGATCGTCCAGGGCACCGCCCCGCGCGCACCCGCTGTTCCTGGCGGCGCTTCCCCGCGTAGTAGCCGAGCGGCACGTCGTCCACGCCGACGATCGAGAGCACCAGGTGGTGCCGCACGCCGGCCGCCTCCTCGGCCGCCAGCAGGGCACCGGTCACCCCGCCGAAGAACTCCTCGGCGACACGACGCCGCTGGGTCGTGGTGTTGGTGACGTCGACCAGCGCGGCGACGCCGTCGAGACGCCCGGCGAGCCCGTCGCTCGCGGTCAGGTCGACCCCGGTCGACCGGGCGACCACCACCGGCTCGTGCCCGCGGCGCTCCGCCGCCGCCACCACCGAACGTCCGACCAGGCCGGTCCCACCGGCGACTGCGATCCGCATCGGCCCAGTCTGCGCGCGACACTAGGATCGCGCCACCAGCACGATCTCGACCCGATCCCGACACCCTGGAGCAGACGTGACCCTGCGCGACGACCTGGCCGAGGTGGGCCTGCACTGCACGATCGACGGCGCGGTCGCCACGATGACCCTGCACCGGCCCGAGGTGCGCAACGCCCAGAAGCCGTCCATGTGGGCCGGCATGGTCGACTTCGTGACCGGGCTCGGCGACGACGTGCGCGTGGTCGTCGTACGCGGGTCCGGTGGCATCTTCTCCGCCGGCCTGGACCTCGGGCTGATCGACCCGGCCCGCACCGAGGAGCCGGGGAACCTGATCGCGACGATGCGGATGAGCGACGCGGAGGTGGTGGATGCGATCGACGGCTACCAGCAGGCGTTCACCGCACTGATGGACCCGCGCTTCATCTCGGTCGCCGCGGTCGACGGCGCCGCGATCGGCGCCGGATTCCAGCTGGCGCTGGCCTGCGACCTGCGGGTGGCCACCGACCGGTCCTACTTCTGCATGAAGGAGCCCGCCCTCGGCCTCGTCCCGGACCTCACCGGCACCAAGCCTCTGGTCGAGGCCGTCGGCTACGCCCGCGCCCTGGAGATCTGTGCGACCGCCCGCAAGGTCGACGCCGAGGAGGCCGGGCAGATCGGCCTGGTCCAGGAGCTCGTCGGCGCCGACGAGCTCGACGCCACGGTGGAGACCCTGGTCGCCGCACTGACCGCGCACGACGCCGACGCCGTACGCGCCACCACCGTGCTCCTACGGGAGGCCGGCGGGCGTTCACTGGAGGAGCAGCGACTGGCGGAGCGGACCGCGCAGGTGGCGCGGCTGCGGGCCCTGGTCGGCTGAGCGCCGCACGGACAGCGAGGAGGACCGATGACCGACTACGGACAGGAGCTCGCGTTCGGCACGTTCCTGACGCCGGATGCCGCGCGGCCGGACGACGTCGTCGAGCTCGCCCTGCTGACCGAGGCGGCGGGGCTGGACCTGGCCACGTTCCAGGACCACCCCTACCAGTCGCGTTTCCTCGACGCCTGGGCGCTGGCCGCGACCGTCCTGGCCCGGACCACCACGCTGCGGGTGACCACCAACGTCACCAACCTCCCGCTCCGACCGCCGTTCGTCCTGGCCAAGACCGTCGCCAGCCTGGACCGGCTCAGCCGCGGTCGCGTCGAGCTCGGACTCGGCGCGGGTGCGTTCTGGGAGGCGATCGAGGCGGCCGGCGGGCCGCGGCGGACGGGCGGGGAGGCGCGGGCCGCGCTCGCCGAGGGGATCGACATCATCCGCGCCACCTGGGACGACTCCCGGCGCGCGGTGCGCGTCGAGGGCCGGCACTACCGGGCCGCCGGGGTGCATCCGGGTCCGGCGCCCGCCCACCCGGTGGAGATCTGGATCGGCGCCGTCGGGCCACGGATGCTCGCCCTGACCGGTCAGGTCGGCGACGGCTGGCTGCCCTCCCAGGCCTACGTGCCGCCGGAGGCCCTGGCCGACGGCTCGGCCCGTATCGACGACGCGGCACTCGCCGCCGGCCGGGAGCCGGCCGCCGTGCGCCGGCTCTACAACGTCAACCCCTCCACGGACCCCGGCTGGGCCGAGTGGCTGGCCGAGCTCACCCTCACCCACGGCACCAGCACGTTCATCATGGCCGGCGACGACCCGCGGTCGATCGGACGGTTCGGCACCGAGGTCGCGCCGGCCGTCCGTGCGCTGGTGGAGGCGGAGCGCTCCCGGACCGCGGCGGCCGAGCCGCCGAGCGCCGCGGCGACCGCGGCCACCGCGGCGCGGGCCGACGAGGTCGTCGAGGTCCGTCGCGGCCGCCCTGTCGAGCCCACCGCCGACCCCGGGGTGCGGCGATCCGGGGCCACGCCGTGGGACGAGGCCAGCCGACCGACGTACGTCTCCTCGCTGCGGCCACTGACCTGGACCGACCACGAGCGGGCCAGCGGACAGCACCTCGTCGACATCCACGACCACCTGCGTGGCGAGCTCGCTCGCCTCTACGACCTGATCGACCAGGTCGAGGCCGGCACGATGGACGCCGGCCGGGCGCGCTCGCTGATCAACGAGATGACGCTGCGCCAGAACGACTGGGCGCTCGGTGCGTACTGCCAGTCCTACTGCCGGCTGGTCACCACCCACCACACCATCGAGGACACCAGCATGTTCCCGCACCTGCGGGCGAGCGACCCGGAGCTGTCCCCGGTCATCGACCGGCTCGAGGAGGAGCATCACGCGATCGCCCGGGTGCTCGACGACGTCGACCGCGCACTGGTCTCCGTCGTCTCCGGCGTGCACGACACCGCCCCACTGCGGGCTTCGGTCGACCTGCTCGCGGACACGATGACCTCGCACCTCTCCTACGAGGAGCGGGAGCTCGTCGAGCCGCTCGCGCGGTTCGGGTACACCGCGGGCTGAGTCAGGGCACCAGTTCGGGTGCCTCCGCGGGTCGGGCTCAGGCGAGCAGCAGGGCGAGGAGCAGGGCGACCGGGAGGCTGAGCAGGGTGGTGACCAGGATGCTCTCGCGGGCCACGTCCTCGCCCACCCGGTAGCGGGTGGCGTGCAGGAAGATGTTCTGCGCGGTCGGCAACGCGGCGGTGAGCACCACGCCCAGCAGCACCGTCCCGTGCAGGCCGAGCGCGGTGGCGACCAGCCAGGCGACGACCGGCATCACCACGAGCTTCAGCACGGTGATCGTGGCGACCTCACGGTTGCGGCCGGCCCGGCCCGGCATCGGGCTGAGCCGCAGCGCGGCGCCGTAGGAGAGGAGCATCAGCGGGATCGCGGCGCCGGCGAGGAGCTGGAGCGGCTGGTCCACCAGCGTGGGCAACCGCCACCCGGTGGTGGCCAGGACCAGGCCGACCACGGCGGCCAGCGTCAGCGGGTTGGTGAGCAGCCGACGGGCGATCCTGGTCCCACCGCCGGCTCCCTGCCCGGTGTGGTCGAGAGCGACCAGCGCGAGCGGCTGGACCACCAGCATCTGCACCAGGAGGGTCGGGACCACCACCGCGATGTCCCCGACCACGTAGGCCGCGATCGCGATGCCCAGGTTGCCGGCGTTGACGTAGGAGGCGGCCAGGGACCCGATCAGGACCTCCCCGAGACGCTGGTGCCACCGGAGCCGGGCGATCGCGGCGTAGGCGGCGAAGCAGAGACCCAGGGAGGTCGCGGAGGCGACCAGGTTGCGGGCGGCTCCCTCGAGGTGCATCCCGCTGATGGTGACCACCATCAGCGCCGGCGAGGCGACGAAGAAGGCGACCTCGCCGAGGGTGCGCTGCGAGCGGGCGTCGAGGATGCCGGCATGCGCCAGGCCCGAACCGCAGGCGATGACGACCAGGATCGTGGTGAAGCCGGTCAGCAGGTCCACGCCGGCTCCCAGTGACCGTGATCAGCGGCGTCTGGGGCGGGGGCGGCGAGCACCCGGACCGGCTGCCGTGCGACCGGCGCTCGATCGAGCCGGCGGGAGGCCTTCGTCTGCGTTGGTCTCTGCACCGCCCCTGGACTCCTCCCAACTTATCGGATAACTTCACCACTCATCATACAAGTTACCTCATTGAGGAGAGCAGCACCATGGCCGCCGATCGCATCCGCACCCTGCACCTGTCCCACGTCGTGCTGCCGCTCGACAATCCGGTCAGCGACGCCAAGGTGCTCACCGGACGGCAGAAGCCGCTGACCGAGACCGTCCTGCTCTTCGTCGAG from Nocardioides sambongensis includes:
- a CDS encoding TRAP transporter large permease encodes the protein MTVALLLGAIGLLLVLRVPVAFAFLGPGLAYLIIDGQSVGLAMRLITNSTASFPLLAVPLFVLLGVIANHAGIADRLFDFALALFGKVRGGLGYVSVGVSLGFSWMSGSAVADAAALSKVEIPAMVRNGYSRRFGLGVVGASALIAPVMPPSIPAVIYAGLAAVSTGALFAASVIPALLMAVGLCIVVFIQVRRQPDIVHTGFSWSRLAETGKRVIGPALTPVIILGGILGGFFTPTEAAAVGAFYILLLGFGYRALSIRDLPKIFSETVMTTAAIMLIVSSASLLGYVLARERVPQDLSELVLGFTENGTVFLLLVAALMLILGTVVDPTAVLVLVVPILMPIGLRLDVDPIVLGVLMILSLMIGLLTPPVGTVLYVLSSTAKVPVGEVFKGSLPFIVPLVVICLAIIFFPGFVTWLPNRLGL
- a CDS encoding phosphotriesterase family protein, which translates into the protein MTARGEAPAGVVQTYRGPVAPADLGWTLTHEHLFVRSPELDRDYPHPEWDADAAVETAVAGLEELYGLGVRTVVDLTVPGLGRDTGLAARVAARTRVHLVASTGWYADEVLPPYFRTHGPGRLVGGPDPLVEMFTRDVVAGIGDSGVRAGMLKVVTDVPGMTDDITRVMAAAATVHAATGVPITTHSNPHLRNGLDQARFLLGRGVAADHLVIGHSGDSEDLDYLLTLLDLGVTLGMDRFGMAHTGDDEKRTATVLALLERGHAGQLVLSHDAAYFSRVTPPAWRRAHTPHWTHDHLSRRVVPQLLERGARQEDLDTMMIHNAQRLLTPVVDPT
- a CDS encoding DctP family TRAP transporter solute-binding subunit — protein: MKHSVKLHRTLAATAVLALPLALAACGGDDEGGGGTELTLAHSYAEDQPQHTCGAEVIKQEVEDADVDLSVEIYANSQLGGDADRIASVQSGDIDIDIQGASALAAAYEPVGVVDAAYAFEDAAALDNYFTSDAADQLKEDFKAASDVSILGAWSAGARQFTANDPIREPEDLEGLRMRFPGSPQFLLNAEALGAEATEVAYEELYLALQQGVVEGQENPIVNIDATNLVEVQDYLSLSSHAQNSNLIVASPAFDDLSDEQRTAVEDAVASAVEQMPGCVEEAEQETLDTWESEDAIEIVDDVDVDAFSEQADAWFRDNLEGDSLAVYESIKDSQE
- a CDS encoding LLM class flavin-dependent oxidoreductase — protein: MTDYGQELAFGTFLTPDAARPDDVVELALLTEAAGLDLATFQDHPYQSRFLDAWALAATVLARTTTLRVTTNVTNLPLRPPFVLAKTVASLDRLSRGRVELGLGAGAFWEAIEAAGGPRRTGGEARAALAEGIDIIRATWDDSRRAVRVEGRHYRAAGVHPGPAPAHPVEIWIGAVGPRMLALTGQVGDGWLPSQAYVPPEALADGSARIDDAALAAGREPAAVRRLYNVNPSTDPGWAEWLAELTLTHGTSTFIMAGDDPRSIGRFGTEVAPAVRALVEAERSRTAAAEPPSAAATAATAARADEVVEVRRGRPVEPTADPGVRRSGATPWDEASRPTYVSSLRPLTWTDHERASGQHLVDIHDHLRGELARLYDLIDQVEAGTMDAGRARSLINEMTLRQNDWALGAYCQSYCRLVTTHHTIEDTSMFPHLRASDPELSPVIDRLEEEHHAIARVLDDVDRALVSVVSGVHDTAPLRASVDLLADTMTSHLSYEERELVEPLARFGYTAG
- a CDS encoding AEC family transporter — protein: MDLLTGFTTILVVIACGSGLAHAGILDARSQRTLGEVAFFVASPALMVVTISGMHLEGAARNLVASATSLGLCFAAYAAIARLRWHQRLGEVLIGSLAASYVNAGNLGIAIAAYVVGDIAVVVPTLLVQMLVVQPLALVALDHTGQGAGGGTRIARRLLTNPLTLAAVVGLVLATTGWRLPTLVDQPLQLLAGAAIPLMLLSYGAALRLSPMPGRAGRNREVATITVLKLVVMPVVAWLVATALGLHGTVLLGVVLTAALPTAQNIFLHATRYRVGEDVARESILVTTLLSLPVALLLALLLA
- a CDS encoding Rossmann-fold NAD(P)-binding domain-containing protein produces the protein MPWTILRATQFHEFAEQALGIARIGPLSLVPQMLSQPVAAAEVADHLVALAERPPSAMAPEIAGPEQLMMPEMARRLVRSRGLRRRVIGLRLPGAAGRAMRDGTLTPVADGPRGRQTYDEWLAAG
- a CDS encoding enoyl-CoA hydratase/isomerase family protein, with product MTLRDDLAEVGLHCTIDGAVATMTLHRPEVRNAQKPSMWAGMVDFVTGLGDDVRVVVVRGSGGIFSAGLDLGLIDPARTEEPGNLIATMRMSDAEVVDAIDGYQQAFTALMDPRFISVAAVDGAAIGAGFQLALACDLRVATDRSYFCMKEPALGLVPDLTGTKPLVEAVGYARALEICATARKVDAEEAGQIGLVQELVGADELDATVETLVAALTAHDADAVRATTVLLREAGGRSLEEQRLAERTAQVARLRALVG
- a CDS encoding LacI family DNA-binding transcriptional regulator; translation: MQQPTIYDVAERAGVAPSTVSRAFGKPERVGRATRERVIAAADELGYVPNPHARALQTGRHKTIAMVISDIANPHFFELIRGAEQRARAAENTLVIVNAEESPAIERDQIRVLTRSVDGFILAASRLPDQELRNLASKHRVVLVDRELAAIPSVAMDTATGCRQILEHLASLGHHEFTYCAGPPGSWMGAARWAALSQGAEEHGLRARRIGPYTPTVANGGAAADSALRNRPTALVAHNDLLGIGMMRRLADRGVRVPEDVSVIGFDDIFAAELTSPTLTTLGGPDARAGRLAVELIHELLKSSQAGSGEGEESPHRLRLPTSLVLRGSSGPAPQ
- a CDS encoding TRAP transporter small permease — protein: MTTQHPPTDTWWRRLIRVVTAIEIGIAGTAAAVIFVLVLVQAGQRYLPIDGWTWTGELARYSLVWLTFTATGVLVTRDGHIALQIVDSLKPELLVRVIHVFALVVVAACGVGFAYSCWTLIEESGSLTTPSLGLPMKWVYLLPLLGFVSTAIRASVAAVQVAVRGVQAADHSEELAIQVNGPHDGSPTADGTSGTNGKGAPA